A genomic window from Rhizobium sp. EC-SD404 includes:
- a CDS encoding CoA-transferase, with translation MISGDQAAELVPSGGTLAISGGGYRVVPEALIEALAERFSKTQAPSNLTVVAIAMVERARGGKGGADSGLNRLAVPGLMAKVITSSFSRSSNNALNVLIDTNQTAAYNLPMGTLVQLLRATAAGRSGFATPVGIGTFVDPELGGGKVNAAAEADLCRRTTLEGEDLIYYPRLPIDVAFIKASAADERGNLFFDQEAFDHGTIELAMAAHQSGGTVIAEVNRIVAVGEIHPRMGRIPGRIVSAVVVQPDVWEDEQAPHLTGAERIELPPTSNRNLPRDFVARLAVSKLPQGAMVNLGAGVPMYEVPEMARAAGRDDLYFTVEQGPMGGWPQVGGVSRNPEIILDQNEVFQFYEGGGPDVSILSFGEVDRHGNINVSRFSGMLPGCGGFVNIVHGVRNLIFCGTLTTGGLEETHDENGLTIAKEGRIRRFVEAVEQITFNARLGLESGKTATIITDRGVFSVTPEGLVLTEIVPGIDLQRDVLAHIPFDVAVAPDLKEVESHLLVPIGTAKHQLEAALR, from the coding sequence GTGATTTCGGGCGACCAGGCGGCAGAGCTAGTTCCCTCAGGCGGGACATTGGCAATTTCGGGAGGCGGCTACCGCGTCGTTCCAGAAGCTTTGATCGAGGCCTTGGCTGAGAGGTTTTCGAAGACGCAGGCGCCGAGCAATCTCACTGTCGTCGCCATCGCAATGGTCGAGCGGGCGCGTGGCGGAAAGGGCGGGGCCGATAGCGGCCTCAATCGCTTGGCGGTGCCGGGACTGATGGCCAAGGTCATCACTTCGAGCTTCAGCCGTTCCTCCAACAACGCGCTGAATGTTCTGATCGATACCAATCAGACGGCTGCCTACAATCTGCCGATGGGAACGCTGGTGCAGTTGCTGCGTGCGACGGCGGCAGGACGCTCGGGTTTTGCGACACCGGTCGGTATTGGCACGTTCGTCGATCCGGAACTCGGTGGCGGCAAGGTCAACGCAGCTGCGGAAGCGGATCTGTGCCGTCGAACGACGCTCGAAGGTGAAGACCTCATCTATTATCCCCGGCTGCCGATCGATGTCGCCTTCATCAAGGCGAGCGCTGCCGACGAGCGCGGCAATCTCTTCTTCGACCAGGAGGCTTTCGACCACGGAACGATCGAACTCGCCATGGCCGCTCACCAGTCGGGTGGGACGGTGATCGCAGAGGTGAACCGGATTGTGGCAGTAGGCGAAATCCATCCCCGCATGGGGCGCATCCCGGGCAGGATCGTCAGCGCCGTGGTGGTTCAACCCGACGTTTGGGAAGACGAGCAGGCCCCGCATCTAACCGGCGCCGAACGGATCGAGTTGCCACCGACGAGCAACCGCAATCTGCCCCGCGATTTCGTTGCGCGGCTCGCTGTTAGCAAGTTGCCGCAAGGCGCGATGGTCAATCTCGGCGCTGGCGTCCCCATGTACGAAGTGCCTGAAATGGCGCGTGCTGCCGGGCGCGACGACCTCTATTTCACGGTCGAGCAAGGGCCGATGGGCGGCTGGCCGCAGGTGGGTGGCGTGTCGCGCAATCCCGAGATCATTCTCGACCAGAACGAAGTGTTCCAGTTCTATGAGGGCGGTGGCCCCGATGTCTCGATCCTTTCATTCGGCGAAGTGGATCGGCACGGCAACATCAATGTCAGCCGCTTCTCGGGCATGCTGCCGGGATGTGGTGGCTTCGTGAACATCGTTCATGGCGTTCGAAACCTGATTTTCTGCGGAACGCTCACCACGGGCGGGCTCGAAGAGACGCATGATGAAAACGGGCTGACGATCGCCAAGGAAGGTCGCATTCGCCGCTTCGTCGAGGCGGTCGAGCAGATCACGTTCAATGCGCGCCTCGGCCTCGAAAGCGGCAAGACCGCAACGATCATCACAGACCGCGGTGTCTTCTCCGTCACGCCTGAGGGCCTTGTGCTGACGGAGATCGTCCCAGGCATCGATCTGCAGAGAGACGTGCTTGCGCACATCCCGTTCGACGTCGCGGTCGCCCCTGACCTGAAGGAAGTCGAAAGTCACCTGCTGGTGCCGATCGGAACGGCCAAGCATCAACTGGAAGCGGCCTTGCGATGA
- a CDS encoding iron ABC transporter permease: MISGEAASAVDRTSTGKLRRSGSSGWSLTAASLSVGCLVVFIGAPVAAIFLSSVYQDGWTLEAYRDFLSSPRLLTATWNSLLVAIGIAVLSVVIGAPLAFGVARTNMRLKRIVRATMILALISPEFLLAMGYILMAGPNAGYANVALRAVFGMQSTAGPIDIFSLWGLVLTALPNGVAFVFLALTPALANMDPALEEAARLKGASALEAIRDVTLPLMRPALLAGALLAFATSLAMYGPPEMLGIDVLTVSIRNALLGLDFASASVAAVVLVLLSGIALGGQRLMLRNEDRYRTLGGKAFAPRRIDLGWATPLLTALAVFYVLIAFVLPYGTMIAVSLMKSIGNGFNIANLTLDNYRVVLSDASIRKAALLSVSLAASAATIVVAIGVIVSYVILRTRFSGRSALDYLSILPLAVPGTAIAFALIVIYLNWPGNLTGIYGTPTILLVAYLARFIPIGVRNGQTALLQISPEIEESSRVFGATELQTLLRITLPLITPVVIYTWLLVFILAIPELSASIILRGFSTQTISTSLLSVWNGNGGLAVACAYGVCIFVSVSLLFLIAALVGRRSALMRGFTIG, encoded by the coding sequence ATGATCTCGGGGGAGGCGGCCTCGGCAGTCGATCGAACGTCGACAGGCAAGCTGCGGCGCTCGGGTTCGAGTGGCTGGTCGCTGACCGCGGCCTCCCTGTCGGTTGGATGTCTCGTTGTCTTCATCGGCGCGCCGGTTGCCGCCATCTTCCTGTCGAGCGTCTACCAGGATGGCTGGACGCTCGAAGCCTACCGCGATTTCCTGTCCAGTCCGCGGCTTCTCACGGCAACGTGGAACAGCCTCCTGGTTGCCATCGGCATCGCGGTCTTGAGTGTGGTCATCGGTGCGCCCCTCGCTTTCGGGGTGGCGCGGACGAACATGCGGTTAAAGCGCATCGTGCGCGCCACGATGATCCTCGCGCTGATCAGTCCCGAGTTTCTGCTCGCCATGGGTTATATTCTGATGGCCGGCCCGAACGCGGGGTACGCCAACGTGGCCTTGCGGGCCGTGTTCGGCATGCAGTCGACCGCCGGACCGATCGACATCTTCAGCCTCTGGGGCCTGGTGCTCACCGCCCTGCCGAACGGCGTGGCCTTCGTTTTCCTGGCGCTGACGCCGGCGCTCGCCAACATGGATCCTGCGCTTGAAGAGGCCGCACGTCTCAAGGGCGCATCCGCCCTTGAGGCCATTCGCGACGTGACTTTGCCGCTCATGCGTCCGGCCTTGCTCGCCGGCGCGCTTCTCGCCTTTGCGACATCGCTTGCGATGTACGGTCCGCCGGAAATGCTCGGCATCGACGTGTTGACGGTCTCGATCCGCAACGCGCTGCTTGGGCTCGACTTCGCCTCCGCGTCGGTCGCGGCTGTGGTCCTCGTTCTGCTGTCGGGCATTGCGCTCGGCGGACAGCGGCTGATGTTGCGCAACGAGGATCGATACCGCACGCTCGGCGGCAAGGCCTTTGCGCCAAGGCGCATCGATCTCGGTTGGGCAACGCCGCTTCTGACCGCGCTCGCCGTCTTCTATGTCCTGATCGCCTTCGTCCTCCCGTACGGAACGATGATCGCCGTCAGCCTGATGAAGAGCATCGGCAACGGCTTCAACATCGCGAACCTGACGCTGGACAATTATCGCGTCGTCCTCTCGGACGCATCCATCCGCAAGGCGGCACTGCTCAGCGTGTCGCTTGCCGCATCGGCGGCAACGATCGTCGTGGCCATCGGCGTCATCGTGTCCTACGTCATCCTGCGGACCCGGTTCTCCGGCCGCAGCGCACTCGACTATCTTTCCATTCTGCCGCTCGCCGTACCCGGCACAGCCATCGCCTTCGCGCTGATCGTCATCTATCTGAACTGGCCCGGCAACCTGACCGGAATTTACGGTACGCCGACGATCCTGCTTGTCGCCTATCTCGCGCGCTTCATTCCCATCGGCGTTCGCAATGGGCAGACGGCGCTGCTCCAGATCTCGCCTGAAATCGAGGAATCCTCCCGTGTCTTCGGCGCGACGGAGTTGCAGACGCTGCTTCGCATAACGCTGCCGCTCATCACGCCGGTGGTAATTTACACCTGGCTGCTGGTCTTCATTCTCGCGATCCCGGAACTCAGCGCTTCCATCATTCTTCGCGGCTTCAGCACGCAGACGATCTCCACCTCGCTCTTGAGCGTCTGGAACGGCAATGGCGGCCTCGCCGTCGCCTGCGCTTACGGCGTCTGCATTTTCGTCAGCGTATCGCTCTTGTTTCTCATCGCGGCTCTCGTCGGTCGCAGGTCCGCGCTCATGCGCGGTTTCACCATCGGCTAG
- a CDS encoding extracellular solute-binding protein has translation MKLTRTVTALACIFAAVPAFAQEGQLQIYSAYPDEHMKALIDGFAEQYPDVEVQVSVQPGEQLISTVELELRAGSPQADVIGLNQASIASLQAAHSAFATYEPAGLDGVRSEVLDQSGTSVPACVNLYLIQYNTNAISQADAPTSWAGLLDPRWKDQLALADPASSQSVHSFLWFITEHLAAEGDDYGWGYFERLAENAPRLERSHGTIRDMTASGERPIAVQLLANGQTSANRGDPTSLVWPSEGSPGEISSFAMFEQSDNKEAAEAWLDYVVSPEAQAIMPDALGCAPVRNDVDYTFPDGTPVSDVTIVPVDATFIANEREAQVEAFDQAFGR, from the coding sequence ATGAAATTGACCAGAACAGTCACAGCTCTTGCCTGCATTTTCGCGGCCGTGCCTGCTTTCGCGCAGGAAGGGCAGTTGCAGATTTATTCGGCCTACCCGGATGAGCACATGAAGGCGCTCATTGACGGTTTCGCGGAGCAGTATCCGGACGTGGAAGTGCAGGTCTCGGTCCAACCCGGTGAGCAGTTGATTTCCACGGTCGAATTGGAGCTTCGCGCAGGCAGCCCGCAGGCTGATGTCATCGGCCTCAACCAGGCCTCCATCGCTTCTCTGCAGGCTGCCCATTCGGCATTCGCTACCTATGAGCCCGCAGGGCTGGACGGTGTGCGCAGCGAAGTGCTCGATCAGAGCGGTACGTCGGTGCCGGCCTGCGTCAATCTCTATCTCATCCAGTACAACACCAACGCCATCAGCCAGGCCGATGCGCCGACAAGCTGGGCCGGGTTGCTCGATCCGCGCTGGAAGGACCAGCTTGCTCTCGCCGATCCGGCAAGCTCGCAGTCCGTCCATTCGTTCCTGTGGTTCATCACGGAGCATCTGGCCGCCGAAGGCGACGACTATGGCTGGGGCTATTTCGAACGTCTGGCTGAGAATGCACCGCGTCTGGAACGCTCGCACGGCACGATCCGCGACATGACGGCGAGCGGCGAACGCCCGATTGCCGTGCAGCTTCTCGCCAATGGGCAGACGTCGGCCAATCGCGGTGATCCGACCAGCTTGGTCTGGCCGAGCGAAGGTTCGCCGGGCGAAATTTCGTCATTCGCCATGTTCGAGCAGTCCGACAATAAGGAAGCTGCTGAGGCATGGCTCGACTACGTCGTATCGCCCGAGGCACAGGCCATCATGCCCGATGCGCTCGGCTGCGCCCCGGTTCGCAACGACGTGGATTACACCTTCCCCGATGGGACTCCAGTCAGCGACGTCACGATCGTTCCGGTTGATGCGACATTCATCGCCAATGAACGCGAAGCTCAGGTCGAGGCGTTCGATCAGGCCTTCGGTCGCTGA
- a CDS encoding ABC transporter ATP-binding protein, with amino-acid sequence MAAAIPSPTTDIVQAQSLRLNDVYKSYGNYEAVRGISIDVPKGSMVSLIGPSGCGKTTTLRMIAGLEPLSGGSITAGSKLLSDATGAVPPERRDMGMVFQSYALWPHMSVADNVGYGLKRKGLNGAEIERRVSDVLSMVGMAEHVNRYPSQLSGGQQQRVALARAVASRPQILLFDEPLSNLDAVLREQMRFEIRDLQQKLGITSVYVTHSQEEALALSDKIVVMNKGLVVQSGTPSEIYERPKTAFVAGFIGLTNTLTLNRLLGDDQTAVGSFGEHRIKATGAALHGKSQQFLVSLRPSEITLSPASAAPTVSMNRLVGTIQTVVFTGGIVDYFIACDGAAQTMLRVQTTPPARFEPGVQVAMDFDPARTVVLEDQVNGTSQ; translated from the coding sequence ATGGCCGCTGCAATACCATCGCCGACCACCGACATCGTTCAGGCGCAGAGTTTGCGCCTGAACGATGTCTATAAATCCTACGGCAACTACGAAGCCGTCCGCGGCATCTCGATCGACGTCCCCAAGGGCTCCATGGTGTCGCTGATCGGGCCGAGCGGGTGCGGCAAGACGACGACGTTGCGCATGATTGCCGGTCTGGAGCCGCTTTCGGGCGGGTCGATTACAGCCGGATCGAAGCTCCTGTCCGACGCGACCGGCGCGGTGCCGCCGGAGCGGCGCGACATGGGCATGGTCTTCCAAAGCTACGCCCTCTGGCCGCACATGTCGGTTGCCGACAATGTCGGCTACGGGCTGAAGCGCAAGGGCCTGAACGGCGCAGAGATCGAGCGCCGCGTTTCCGACGTGCTGTCCATGGTCGGGATGGCCGAACATGTGAACCGCTACCCGAGCCAGTTGTCCGGCGGGCAACAGCAGCGCGTCGCGCTTGCGCGCGCCGTCGCATCGCGGCCGCAAATTCTGCTCTTCGATGAACCGCTCAGCAATCTCGATGCGGTGCTCAGGGAGCAGATGCGGTTCGAGATCCGGGACCTGCAGCAAAAACTCGGCATCACCAGCGTCTATGTCACGCACAGCCAGGAAGAGGCGCTCGCGCTTTCCGACAAGATCGTGGTGATGAACAAGGGCCTCGTCGTCCAGTCGGGCACGCCGTCGGAAATCTACGAGCGGCCGAAGACCGCGTTCGTTGCCGGCTTCATCGGCCTGACAAACACGCTGACACTGAACCGCCTTCTCGGCGACGACCAGACGGCGGTAGGCTCATTTGGCGAACATCGCATCAAGGCGACGGGTGCGGCGCTCCACGGTAAGTCACAGCAGTTTCTCGTTTCGTTGCGTCCATCTGAGATCACGCTGAGCCCTGCTTCGGCTGCGCCTACAGTCAGCATGAACCGCCTTGTCGGCACCATCCAGACCGTCGTTTTTACCGGCGGGATCGTCGATTATTTCATCGCCTGCGATGGAGCTGCGCAAACGATGTTGCGCGTTCAGACCACGCCGCCCGCACGTTTCGAGCCGGGCGTGCAGGTTGCCATGGACTTCGATCCCGCACGGACCGTCGTCCTCGAAGATCAAGTGAACGGAACCTCTCAATGA
- a CDS encoding mandelate racemase/muconate lactonizing enzyme family protein, with amino-acid sequence MTIKSAHSWMLRFPSNRLAAERSDEYFELIGVTVVDSSGEEGTGWTFTSDYGGGEAVRALLDVVLLPQLPGREAAEVEVINDELFHRTHRLGHGIASMAIAAIDVALWDLVARMRGVSLSKALGQRRDRIPSYGSGKASPSLPLDDLVSSSVEYIEEGFDAVKIRVGRQPDKDIERVRAVREAIGPEPRILCDANERLSLPAALWLGKQLGDLDIYWFEEPILSQDIEGYKRLRSQLPMAIASGEHFHSRRDFAPFVSAGALDVLQPDLCFVGGFTEALKIGEMADTFGLAVAPHFMTVLHVHLAAALPRPTYVEFYPFMDDLLEHGLQVSDGHVIVPDRPGHGVTFTSAARDKYLVR; translated from the coding sequence ATGACGATCAAATCGGCACATAGCTGGATGCTGCGCTTTCCCTCCAACCGTCTCGCGGCGGAGCGGAGTGACGAGTATTTCGAACTGATCGGCGTCACCGTGGTGGACAGTTCGGGCGAAGAAGGTACCGGCTGGACGTTCACCTCCGACTACGGTGGCGGCGAAGCCGTGCGCGCGCTTCTCGATGTGGTACTGCTGCCGCAACTGCCTGGCCGTGAGGCTGCCGAAGTCGAAGTCATCAACGATGAGCTTTTCCATAGGACGCACCGCCTTGGTCACGGCATTGCCAGCATGGCGATTGCTGCGATCGACGTCGCGCTGTGGGACCTGGTCGCGCGGATGCGCGGCGTGTCGCTGTCTAAAGCCCTCGGTCAGAGGCGCGATCGCATCCCGAGCTACGGCAGCGGGAAGGCAAGCCCGTCCCTGCCGCTGGATGACCTCGTGTCGAGCTCCGTCGAATATATCGAGGAAGGCTTCGATGCGGTGAAGATCCGTGTTGGCCGCCAGCCCGACAAGGACATCGAGCGTGTCCGCGCGGTCCGCGAGGCGATCGGTCCGGAGCCCCGCATTCTCTGCGATGCCAACGAACGTCTGAGCCTGCCTGCTGCCCTCTGGCTCGGTAAGCAGTTGGGCGACCTCGACATTTACTGGTTCGAGGAACCCATCCTTTCCCAGGACATCGAAGGCTACAAAAGGCTGAGGTCGCAATTGCCGATGGCGATCGCGTCCGGCGAGCATTTTCATTCGCGCCGCGATTTCGCGCCCTTCGTGTCGGCCGGCGCACTCGATGTGCTGCAACCAGACCTTTGTTTCGTCGGCGGCTTCACCGAGGCGCTGAAGATTGGCGAGATGGCCGACACGTTCGGCCTCGCCGTGGCGCCGCATTTTATGACCGTGCTGCACGTTCACCTCGCCGCGGCACTGCCACGGCCGACCTATGTCGAGTTCTATCCGTTCATGGACGATCTCCTGGAGCATGGTCTCCAGGTTTCTGACGGCCATGTCATCGTGCCTGATCGACCGGGCCACGGTGTGACCTTCACCAGCGCCGCACGCGACAAATATCTCGTCCGCTGA
- a CDS encoding dihydrodipicolinate synthase family protein, protein MANRNPVLLVPLITPLLDDGSIDGTQLSAIAREVMEQGARGVVLFGTLGEGQSFSVTERKAALEALVASGCAPQAIMVGIGAAALPDVVELAKHALGLGCFRQLLLPPFFFKGISTEGLEDFIVQAIDSIDNDQLRLTLYDIPSVVSVSIERRVIRSLIDRYGPIIAGIKDSVPDAAHVRDSVTDFPELDVFVGNEIFLPEAIALGAAGAISGLGNIAPAQMARIASSETKADDPVFQQMCTLYAAIARYPVVPAVKALAGWRMKSDKLAVVRPPLRTFDLAAAPDLIEVLQELHRRQLPAVLRAEEARTGR, encoded by the coding sequence ATGGCAAATCGCAATCCGGTACTATTGGTGCCGCTGATCACCCCGCTTCTCGACGATGGCTCCATCGACGGGACGCAGCTCTCCGCAATCGCCCGAGAGGTGATGGAGCAAGGTGCGCGCGGCGTCGTGCTGTTCGGCACGTTGGGGGAGGGTCAGTCATTCTCCGTCACGGAACGAAAAGCGGCCCTTGAAGCGCTCGTTGCCTCAGGCTGCGCGCCGCAGGCCATCATGGTCGGCATCGGCGCCGCGGCATTGCCGGATGTCGTGGAGCTCGCAAAGCATGCCCTCGGCCTAGGGTGCTTCCGACAGCTGCTGCTTCCCCCGTTCTTCTTCAAGGGCATTTCGACCGAAGGACTCGAAGACTTCATCGTTCAGGCCATCGACAGCATCGATAACGACCAGCTTCGCCTCACCCTTTACGACATCCCGAGTGTCGTTTCCGTGTCGATCGAAAGACGCGTCATACGCTCGCTGATCGATCGGTATGGTCCGATCATCGCGGGGATAAAGGACAGTGTCCCGGACGCCGCTCATGTCCGCGACAGCGTGACGGACTTTCCGGAACTCGACGTCTTCGTCGGCAACGAGATCTTTCTTCCCGAAGCCATCGCGCTCGGTGCTGCCGGTGCGATATCCGGTCTCGGCAACATCGCGCCCGCACAGATGGCGCGCATCGCCAGCAGCGAAACGAAGGCCGACGATCCGGTCTTCCAGCAGATGTGTACGCTCTATGCGGCGATCGCTCGCTATCCCGTCGTGCCGGCCGTCAAGGCACTGGCTGGCTGGCGCATGAAATCTGACAAGCTCGCCGTTGTCCGGCCACCGCTGAGGACATTCGATCTGGCAGCCGCGCCGGACCTTATCGAGGTCTTGCAGGAGCTTCATCGCCGGCAATTGCCTGCCGTTCTGCGCGCCGAGGAAGCTCGCACCGGTCGTTAG
- a CDS encoding fucose isomerase, with amino-acid sequence MHSEVILIASGDLRESANLKCWPAQSDMEKRLATAFARHGASIKRGHPVKGDAGHGFIATQKEGIDVFKDIDPDAPLVVAEAVWQYSQNVLAGLIRHRGPILTVANWSGTWPGLVGLLNLNGSLTKAGVTYSSLWSIDFEDDWFDAKLKEWLTTGHVEQDASHVRAFEPGSVPAEADALAEKIAADLQANRSIMGVFDEGCMGMYNAIIPDEMLFPLGIFKERLSQSSLYYEAKQVPEAEARAIYDWLVERGMTFHLGTDEATELTEPQVIDQCRMYIAAVRMAETFGCETIGIQYQQGLKDLLPASDLVEGLLNNDDRPPVEDAAGRIIRDGKAIVHFNEVDECAAVDGLLTNRIHRAMGQPVETTLHDLRWGDLDQSGSVADYVWVLEISGAAPPAHHEGGYRGSQSMRQPPMFFRKGGGTLRGVARPGELVWSRIFIADGRLCMDIGRGRAVSLPQEETERRWSLTNQEWPIMHAVFDGVSRDQMMARHKANHIQVVYANDAAAADASMAAKAALASKLGLEVKLCGVSLEKAQNA; translated from the coding sequence ATGCATAGCGAAGTGATCTTGATCGCGAGCGGCGATCTGCGTGAAAGCGCCAATCTGAAATGCTGGCCTGCCCAGAGCGACATGGAAAAACGGCTGGCAACAGCGTTCGCTCGCCATGGCGCATCGATCAAGCGTGGTCACCCTGTCAAGGGAGACGCCGGGCATGGCTTCATCGCCACCCAGAAGGAAGGCATCGACGTCTTTAAGGACATCGATCCCGATGCTCCGCTCGTCGTTGCGGAAGCCGTTTGGCAGTACTCCCAGAATGTCCTCGCCGGGCTGATCCGCCATCGCGGCCCGATCCTCACTGTGGCGAACTGGTCAGGCACCTGGCCGGGACTGGTGGGGCTATTGAACCTCAACGGTTCGCTCACCAAGGCCGGCGTGACCTATTCCAGCCTCTGGAGCATCGACTTCGAGGATGACTGGTTCGACGCCAAGCTGAAAGAATGGTTGACCACCGGCCATGTGGAGCAGGACGCCTCCCACGTCCGGGCTTTCGAGCCTGGATCCGTCCCCGCCGAGGCCGATGCGCTGGCCGAGAAAATCGCCGCTGATCTGCAGGCCAATCGCTCGATCATGGGCGTTTTCGATGAGGGATGCATGGGCATGTACAACGCCATCATCCCCGACGAGATGCTTTTCCCGCTGGGCATCTTCAAGGAACGGTTGTCGCAGTCGTCGCTCTACTACGAAGCGAAGCAGGTGCCCGAAGCTGAAGCGCGGGCTATCTATGACTGGCTGGTCGAACGCGGCATGACGTTCCACCTGGGCACGGATGAAGCGACCGAGCTGACCGAACCGCAGGTGATCGACCAATGCCGGATGTATATCGCTGCCGTGCGGATGGCCGAGACATTCGGCTGCGAGACGATCGGCATTCAGTACCAGCAGGGTCTCAAGGATTTGTTGCCGGCGTCCGACTTGGTCGAGGGCCTGCTGAACAACGACGACCGGCCTCCCGTCGAGGATGCGGCCGGGCGTATCATCAGGGATGGTAAGGCCATCGTTCACTTCAACGAGGTCGATGAATGCGCGGCCGTCGATGGCCTGCTGACCAACCGCATCCATCGGGCGATGGGCCAGCCGGTCGAGACGACGCTCCACGACTTGCGGTGGGGCGACCTGGACCAGAGCGGAAGCGTCGCCGACTATGTCTGGGTGTTGGAGATTTCGGGAGCCGCGCCGCCGGCCCATCATGAAGGTGGCTATCGCGGGTCGCAGTCGATGCGCCAGCCGCCCATGTTCTTCCGCAAGGGTGGCGGGACGTTGCGCGGCGTTGCGCGACCCGGCGAACTCGTGTGGTCCCGCATCTTCATTGCCGATGGGCGCCTCTGCATGGACATCGGCCGGGGCAGGGCGGTGTCATTGCCGCAGGAGGAAACCGAGCGGCGTTGGTCGCTGACCAACCAGGAATGGCCGATCATGCACGCCGTCTTCGATGGCGTGAGCCGCGACCAGATGATGGCGCGCCACAAGGCCAATCATATCCAGGTCGTCTACGCAAACGATGCGGCCGCTGCCGATGCGTCGATGGCTGCCAAGGCGGCGCTCGCCAGCAAACTCGGCCTTGAGGTGAAGTTGTGCGGGGTATCGCTCGAGAAAGCGCAGAACGCGTGA
- a CDS encoding FGGY-family carbohydrate kinase: MAGPCFIGVDVGTGSVRAGVFDEDGGLLGHASRTLKLWKNGDHVEQSSADIWEKTCEAVREARTAADIAKERVVGIGFDATCSMVVVDKDGEPLPVGLSDEPARNVIVWMDHRALKETDDINATSHPVLSFVGGQISPEMETPKLLWLSRHAPETFAKAGHFFDLPDYLSFRATGDSARSNCTVVCKWTYLGHEKRWDRSYFEEIGLGQLAGEEFDRIGPRVIDVATPIASGLTEKAASELDLLAGIAVGASLIDAHSGGLGTLGAGGRDPATEMAVIAGTSACTMTLSRQPRFVEGVWGPYFGALLPGFWLNEGGQSAFGAALDHAVSLHPAFAAARDAAEAAGQPLLAFLEERAVQRAGTSEAASLIGAGLDVVPEFLGNRSPDPDPHASAIISGLRLGADLDDLVDLYVATLRGLAYGTVDIVERLRANGQTIDRLILSGGFAKSALMRRILSDATGSDVELAGSKEPVLLGAAMLGAVAARVYQDVAAAASRMVHRGDNLQADPEKAAVHGKAHARYRLLKQVQRELRALV, translated from the coding sequence ATGGCGGGTCCATGCTTCATCGGCGTCGATGTCGGGACAGGCAGCGTGCGCGCAGGCGTGTTCGATGAGGACGGTGGCCTGCTCGGACACGCCTCGCGGACTCTCAAGCTTTGGAAGAACGGCGACCATGTGGAGCAGTCCTCCGCCGACATATGGGAGAAAACCTGCGAGGCTGTTCGTGAGGCGCGCACTGCGGCTGATATTGCCAAGGAGCGTGTAGTCGGTATCGGCTTCGACGCGACCTGCTCCATGGTCGTCGTCGACAAGGATGGCGAGCCATTGCCTGTCGGCCTTTCGGACGAGCCCGCGCGCAACGTGATCGTCTGGATGGATCATCGCGCGCTGAAGGAGACCGACGACATCAATGCGACGTCCCATCCAGTGCTGTCGTTCGTCGGCGGCCAGATCTCCCCTGAGATGGAGACGCCGAAACTTCTCTGGCTGAGCCGACATGCGCCTGAGACGTTCGCCAAGGCTGGCCACTTCTTCGACCTGCCAGACTATCTCAGTTTCCGGGCGACCGGCGACAGCGCGCGATCGAATTGCACGGTCGTTTGCAAATGGACCTATCTTGGCCACGAGAAGCGATGGGACCGGTCCTATTTCGAGGAGATCGGGCTTGGCCAGTTGGCTGGCGAAGAATTCGACCGCATCGGCCCACGCGTGATCGACGTCGCGACGCCGATCGCGTCCGGCTTGACGGAAAAAGCGGCGAGCGAGCTCGATCTTCTGGCGGGGATCGCCGTCGGCGCTTCGTTGATCGACGCGCATAGCGGTGGCCTGGGCACGCTCGGGGCCGGCGGCAGGGATCCAGCGACGGAAATGGCCGTGATTGCCGGCACGTCTGCGTGCACCATGACGCTGTCGCGCCAGCCTAGATTTGTCGAGGGCGTGTGGGGACCTTATTTCGGGGCGCTTCTGCCGGGCTTCTGGCTGAACGAAGGCGGCCAGTCCGCTTTCGGAGCAGCGCTCGATCATGCCGTGTCTCTCCATCCGGCTTTCGCAGCCGCCAGGGATGCCGCCGAAGCTGCCGGACAACCATTGTTGGCTTTCCTCGAGGAAAGGGCGGTCCAGCGCGCCGGAACGTCGGAGGCCGCATCGCTGATCGGCGCCGGGCTCGATGTGGTGCCGGAATTTCTCGGCAACCGCTCGCCTGATCCGGACCCGCATGCCAGCGCCATCATTTCCGGCCTGCGGCTTGGGGCCGACCTGGACGACCTCGTCGACCTTTACGTGGCGACGCTGCGCGGGCTAGCCTACGGCACCGTCGACATCGTCGAGCGGCTGCGTGCGAACGGCCAGACGATCGACCGTCTGATCCTGTCCGGCGGCTTTGCCAAGAGCGCCCTCATGCGGCGTATCCTGTCGGATGCGACCGGCTCCGACGTCGAACTCGCAGGTTCCAAGGAGCCAGTTCTCTTGGGTGCCGCAATGCTCGGAGCGGTGGCGGCGAGAGTTTATCAGGATGTCGCTGCGGCTGCGTCCCGCATGGTTCATCGTGGTGACAATCTCCAGGCGGATCCGGAAAAGGCTGCGGTTCATGGCAAGGCACATGCGCGCTACAGGCTGCTGAAGCAGGTCCAACGCGAGCTCCGCGCCTTGGTGTAG